From one Bacteroides fragilis NCTC 9343 genomic stretch:
- a CDS encoding trimeric intracellular cation channel family protein — translation MPTIFQIPTFIQILEFIGTFAFAISGIRLASAKQFDWFGAYVAGVAVAIGGGTIRDVLLDVTPFWMTNPIYLICSALALLWVIFFRKHLIHMHNTFFIFDSIGLALFTVVGISKTIDLGYAFWVAIIMGTMTGAAGGVIRDVFINEIPLIFRKEIYAMACVIGGVIYWGLDRFGVDAALTQVISGCCIFVVRALAVKYQICLPILKGE, via the coding sequence ATGCCAACTATCTTTCAGATTCCGACTTTTATCCAGATTCTGGAGTTTATCGGAACATTCGCTTTTGCCATTAGTGGTATTCGTCTTGCATCTGCCAAACAATTCGATTGGTTTGGCGCTTATGTAGCCGGTGTGGCTGTAGCCATTGGCGGTGGTACCATACGTGATGTTTTATTGGATGTCACTCCATTCTGGATGACGAATCCTATTTATTTAATTTGCTCGGCGCTGGCCCTGCTGTGGGTTATCTTTTTTCGGAAGCATTTGATCCACATGCACAATACGTTTTTTATTTTCGATAGCATTGGTCTTGCGTTGTTTACAGTAGTTGGTATCAGCAAGACGATCGATTTGGGATATGCCTTTTGGGTAGCCATTATTATGGGAACCATGACCGGTGCGGCTGGTGGAGTTATCCGTGATGTATTTATCAACGAGATTCCGTTGATCTTTCGTAAGGAGATTTATGCCATGGCATGTGTTATCGGTGGAGTCATTTATTGGGGGCTCGATCGTTTTGGGGTAGATGCCGCCTTGACGCAGGTCATTAGTGGCTGCTGCATTTTTGTAGTACGCGCTTTGGCTGTAAAATACCAAATTTGCCTGCCTATCTTGAAGGGGGAATAA
- a CDS encoding DUF4251 domain-containing protein: MKTNRRIMLLILFIAGTGIFTLQAQNREERKELKEQTVKEKIESENYRIDINTAYPRRGRMIPLTSIYSVTIRNDSVFSQLPYFGRAYSIPYGGGQGLMFNAPIDQYTMSMGKRGAAKINFTAKSPEDQFKFRITIYSNGSSSIDVDMQNRESISFSGDLILPE, translated from the coding sequence ATGAAAACAAATAGACGTATCATGCTTCTGATATTGTTCATTGCAGGAACAGGTATCTTCACACTTCAGGCTCAAAACCGGGAAGAAAGGAAAGAGCTGAAGGAACAGACTGTAAAAGAGAAGATTGAATCGGAAAACTATCGGATCGACATAAATACGGCATACCCGCGTAGGGGACGTATGATTCCATTGACATCAATCTATTCCGTAACAATTCGGAATGATTCTGTCTTTTCACAACTACCTTACTTCGGACGCGCTTACTCTATCCCTTACGGAGGAGGACAGGGATTGATGTTTAATGCCCCAATCGATCAATACACCATGTCCATGGGAAAACGCGGAGCAGCAAAAATCAACTTTACCGCCAAAAGTCCCGAAGATCAGTTCAAATTCAGGATAACAATCTATTCCAACGGTTCATCCAGCATAGATGTCGATATGCAAAACCGTGAATCGATCAGTTTTTCAGGTGACTTGATATTGCCGGAATAA
- the wecB gene encoding non-hydrolyzing UDP-N-acetylglucosamine 2-epimerase: MKITIVAGARPNFMKIAPITRAIDAAKAQGKRISYRLVYTGVENDNSLDASLFADLHMKAPDAYLGVNGNNPTELTAGIMIAFERELTENPTHVVLVVDDLTATMSCAIVAKKQNIKVAHLVAGTRSFDMSMPKEINRMITDGLSDYLFTAGMVANRNLNQTGTENETVYYVGNILIDTIRYNRNRLIKPVWFSVLGLKEHEYILLTLNRHVLLNNKENLQELMETLLKKANGMPIVAPLHTYVRDAIKALGITAPNLHIMPTQSYLSFGYLMNQAKAIVTDSGNVAEEATFLGIPCITLNTFAEHPETWRTGTNELVGEDPAALGACMDKLMNGEWKQGTLPERWDGRTAERIVQILLGE, translated from the coding sequence ATGAAGATAACGATTGTTGCCGGGGCTCGCCCTAATTTTATGAAAATCGCCCCTATCACCCGGGCTATCGATGCCGCAAAGGCACAGGGTAAACGTATTTCTTATCGCCTGGTATACACGGGAGTAGAGAATGATAACAGTTTGGACGCCTCCTTATTTGCAGATCTGCACATGAAAGCTCCCGATGCCTATTTGGGAGTAAACGGCAATAACCCGACAGAACTGACTGCGGGAATCATGATCGCTTTCGAACGTGAATTGACAGAAAACCCTACGCATGTAGTCCTGGTGGTCGATGACCTCACAGCAACCATGAGTTGTGCCATCGTAGCCAAGAAACAAAACATAAAAGTAGCACATCTCGTAGCCGGTACCCGTTCATTCGACATGTCTATGCCCAAAGAGATCAACCGTATGATTACAGATGGCTTGTCCGACTACCTCTTCACAGCCGGCATGGTAGCCAACCGTAACCTAAACCAGACAGGTACGGAAAACGAAACAGTCTATTATGTAGGGAATATCCTGATCGATACGATACGTTATAATCGCAATCGCCTGATAAAACCGGTATGGTTCTCTGTGCTGGGGCTGAAAGAACATGAATACATTCTGCTGACCCTCAATCGTCACGTACTGTTAAACAATAAGGAGAACTTACAGGAATTGATGGAAACATTGCTTAAAAAAGCAAATGGCATGCCCATTGTCGCACCGCTGCATACTTATGTACGCGACGCAATCAAAGCATTGGGGATCACCGCTCCCAACCTGCACATCATGCCTACACAGAGTTATCTCTCTTTCGGTTATCTGATGAATCAGGCAAAAGCCATCGTGACTGACTCGGGCAATGTAGCCGAAGAAGCCACTTTCCTGGGAATTCCCTGCATCACGCTCAATACGTTTGCCGAACATCCGGAGACCTGGCGAACAGGCACTAATGAACTGGTCGGTGAAGACCCGGCCGCATTGGGAGCCTGTATGGACAAACTGATGAACGGAGAGTGGAAACAAGGAACTTTACCCGAACGTTGGGACGGACGAACCGCAGAGCGAATTGTACAAATATTATTGGGGGAATAA